The DNA window GTTTTTCTTGCCAAATTTATTCTcgaaaaaaatactaaaaattaaTTGTGGAAGTTTATTATCATCGAGTGGAGAAAAAGCACCTTTGTGGTCTGTGGATCAAGAATTTTGATTTCCTTCCAGTCCTTATTAACTTTATCTAATTACATCAAATAAAAGCAAGACATATATGTTTACTCACTCAGAAATATGTTCAAAATTACCAGAAAATATCCTCAAAAAGTCATTCAAACTTGAaatttataagtgatgaatctTTATTTGAAACTTTATACCCTTTTCCGAAAGAAAAAAGACGGAGGTAATTACTGTTCAAGAAAACTTGTGCAGAAAAAGGAAAACACAAAGGAAGGGAAACTCTGGAAGTAGCACTTGATTTGGCTTGATTTTCTTGACCTTGATGACTCATGACAAATAGAAATAGTGGGGGGACATGCAGAATTTGGAGCAGGGACAAACAAACAATAGAGAAAAATAAATTGGAATCGAGCATATTTGTGCAACGGGTCAGATTCAAGCATTGGTCCTACGAGATGGACAAGAAGAATCCCTCATCACAAATTCCTTATCATCTCATCAACATGGTCTTTCTTTGGGTTCTTTCCCCCCAAACACACCACACGATACTGGTGCGACAAGTCTTTTTCTACCATGTCTAATAGTGTATGGACGTTGGGTATTAGGGTTTTCTTACCATATAATTGACGTTGGAGGACATTATATAATctgttaaaaaatttaaatttaatttaatcttttatTTGTCACAATATTTCATGTGAGGTGGGTCTATTATTTTCTACTAGTCGCCTTTCTCCCACTAACTAGTTCCATCCATGTATCCATCTTTCGATAATCAAGATTCTTGTATACTATACAAtttattcaaacattctttctATACATGACGGGGTTGGGGGTTTTGATGTTTCATCTTCCTCCAAAGAATAAAGGGCCCTGTCATTCTTTTCAATAGGTGTATACAAATATACTACGGTTGCGAACAAAACAAAGAAAATTGCAATTTTCATCTTGTATGTTTGCTTCTTGTCATTTTGATCACCTGTGTTGTCAAATTGGATCTTAGTCACATACATATGttaaaattttacaaattttaTGGAGTGTGACAAGGTGGTATTGTACTGGTGAGCACCTATACTAGTGAGCACCTCGTCGGCATCAGATAGCGCCAAGTCGGAAAAAGGagagattaaaaaaaaacatagtgTATTTAGATGGTATATCCTCACATTTAGTTActaactttttattaaaaattatatagaaAAAACCGATTGCACATGCATATACACACAAGATTTACTGGAGTGGTAGGATATCCTCTTAATAGAACAGTTGATAGTAGGGGTGAGCAGAAACCAAACTAAATCAAGTTGCTTGTTTGTATtggttttaaaattaatcaaatcaaAAAATTTGATTTGGTTCAaagttttaatttaaaatacctAAGCAAATTGAACCAAACCgattttataaattatataatacttttaagtatatatattatttgatttttagttTATATATATCATGTCATTAGTATCATGAAAAATTGATAATAAATTTTTAGCTATCCCATTATTATTTAAACTGATGTTCAATGGACATAGACGATAAATATCTCGCCGATCAGAATTCGAACAATTCAACTAAATTTTTCACATAAACATTCATAATGGATTTGCGACatctatttaaaatttttgaatttgacaTAAATTTGTGCAGCACTCCTTCTGAGTGTTTGTGTGTGGTACTTTCCACCGTTGATTTCGATTAATATTGGAATATTTAATTTGCAAAAGTAATATCTgctgctttttttttttccaggtACGGCCACTACAAAATTGACTGTCCATGTAAAAGTTAGGCAACTTGCCATAAAAGGATGATATTTATTCGGAACTTGTCGTGGATATACACTGCCAAAATGTTCGAGGGTTAGTTTATGTTATATTACAACTGTTTTTTTTAAGtatgtctcttatgagacgatgtcaagaatctttatctgtgagacggatcagccttaacgatattcataataaaaattaatactcttagaataaaaaataatattttttaatggatgacccaaataagatatctgtctcacaaaatacgatccgtgagatcgtctcacacaattttgtcttcttttttttcaatactattaaattataaaagttttTCATATATTTACGAAAGTTGACATATATGTTTATGATTCAAGAATTAacatttaatcatatataaATAGAGAAATAATTCatgtataatataaaataatctatGTTCAGCCGTGCGGCCGTGCCTTGACTTGGAAAGCAGTCATGGTGTTCCATCGTTAATTAATTGTGCTTCTCTATAATTGGCCATGCCTTGATTAATACGAGTATATGTCCTAAAATCTAACGCCATGATATGCACTAGATCGTTTTCATTTTCAGATCCGTAAACATTTGGGTTATATTTGGTGTGTAAGATAGGATAACTAAATGATTAGTAATTAGAGTAATtgaaaaaggcaaaaacttgtgtgagacggtcttacgggtcgtatttgtgagacgaatatcttatttgggtcacccatgaaaaagtatgactttttattgtgaatatgggtaggattgacccgtctcacagattgtgatccgtgagacggtcttacatgagactcactcattgaaaaattagagattatgataaataatatagtgaaataaaatatatgatttttggtatgattttaaaattatggATTAATTTTGTGTATTATCTTGAAatgaccaaaatatcatcaCTATGTGTATATAATCACCTTACCTAAATATAATAaacataaacaaaaaataaataaataaaagaaaataataataataataataataataataataataataataataataataataataaacaaataaataatttttaaaaaaattgattaattcttattatttttaatattaattattaccTATTCATTAAATATCATTTATTATTATCTTTTTATCttgttaatatttattatataattatttcttATTATTTATAATGATTTTGTTGATTTTACGTTGACTATTTCTTATTATTTTGTTactaattcatttttattttactaATAATTCTTCTTCCGACTCGTAACTATTAAATTTATCAAAAAATTATTTCtcattatttattaataaatttttttattatgcaAATCctgatattaataaaaaattaatttatttttattttctaaaattatTTATACAATAATTATTCTCGTTATAATTaatgatatattattttaatcaataatttaattatagtttcatcattaattataattataattataattaatcagtaattttattattcaataatttatattaatttaattaattttttatcattatttaatttttattattgatGTTAATTTGTATCTTCTCAtttattagtattattattattatttcacatcttattatttatttatttattattattattattattaagttgaattatataatttgaaaaataattaaaaattaaatagtgAGTAGTAAATCCATAAGCTGGGATTAAGACGATTTTTTAGATTGTACAATTATATTTTATTGCATAAActtttgtattttaatatttatctcGAATTcttatcataaatattattaaatgataTGTATAAATTTAGTTCATACTTGTTATTAAAGGGTAAAACaagaattatatattattatctttggGTTGTATAAAGAACTTGGACAAGATGTGATAGTTAATCTCTCATGTAATATGTACAGTGCGGGCCATGTGATAGCCCACAAGATAATTGGGAGTATCAAACATGTGATGAGGAGTGATTACTCATCAATCACCTTTTTATCACCCACACCAAACATACCCTTGGTGGTTTCCGTCGATATATTTTTAGCTCGCTACTTTTCTGGTTTCCTTTTTTTTAATGAagaatttttttggaaaaataacTTTACTTTGACAAAATATCATATATCGAGAGTTATTCTAGTCATTTCTAACATTATCTAGTTgttccatggtttttatttattttatttatgcttttgtttttcttcactTTTATGCTGCTGTAATTTGACTCAAGATAAGATTTTTATCATCTCCCACCAAATCATGCATGGGATGAAaatacaaaattttcgatttatgtttttgttagAGGAAAAATGTGAATGCTCCTTAAAAAAAGGCCCATTAGCCATATTTTGTATTCTACGATTAAATGAATTAATGTTCGTTCATATTTCAATCTATTTCAATTCGGTTGTTATTAAGTAACATTTAGAAAATAATCTAAattgaataattttatttcaattctttttttttttttttgacattcTTACATTAAGTTCTAATTTTGTAACTTAACAGATTACCTTCCACCAGTAAATCACGAGAATATTCTAAATCCAAAACAATTAAAGCTTCCAAAGACAAAACCATCAACCAAATCAACAGTGCCTCCATTTTTGTGATTTCTTATGTTACTCAACTGGAATTACTCGAATACAAAGTTGTGTCGAAGAGTTTAAAGCGAAGAGTAAACATGTGAATCCATTTTCCATTTAGGTACCGAAACCCTCTACGTTGATCATAGGTACCCCTCATGCTGCACCCGAAACCAGTTGACCAGGAACATTCACCAACCGGTGGTTGCGAACAAATTGGAGAAGATATGCTGATAGAAATGTAAAACCACATTTTAACTCACGAGACCCAAAGGGTGTGATAACATTTTTCAACGTCGTCGGTTTAGCATTTGTACAATGAAATTATACGTTTGCGATCCATAATATTGAAGTCAAAGAGAAGTAACAGACATAGCATTATAATTTCCTCTCAAATATGCACGAGAATTCAAGTTGTACAACGAACAAAATAGTCTGTGAAGTCACACAACAAACACTGGCCTACAAAATTTGACCTTGTGTGTATCAAACATTTACATCGAGTGTTATCAACAATTGTACATCAATACATCTCAGCAGTATCAGTATATCCAATATCCTTTCATTCTTATTGTGTATGTACTCCGGTAATTCATTGCTGAACTGTCATCGATCACTGTGGTGATGCCGCTGCCATGAACTGCTCCTGTTCAGTGAGAGTGTGGCGGAAGTGGCAGCGGTGACCATATGGGCAGATGTCTCCAGTAAGCACCATGCGGCAGACCTCAGTTTTGTAGCGTGGATGCCGGATCACCGGACGTAATTCCTTGATTCCATGAGCGAATTGGCAGTTCTCCCCGTAGGGACATGCCCCAGTCTCCTGCCATTTGTTGCACAGCTCTGTTTTGAGCATCCCTTGATTGTACACCTCGAATTCAAgtgcttcttcttcttttttggaCCCTGGTACATATACTCGTTGCTGCTCCCAATTTTACACGTGGTCAAGACCACAGTTTCGATAACATGGATACATCACAGGTCAAGTTATAAATAATTGAGATGGATTATCAACACAATCCAAACGAGAAGCATAATGATTCATTTTCAGTCGACCAATAAGGAAGAATTTTGACTCAATTTGTAATTATTTGCATAGAGCGTTGAATTTTAGCACGCAGCCTTTGTGTGTGTCGgtgtttatgtttttttttttttttatttggcgATGAAATTACGGATCCGATAAATACTGACAATCAAAAAGATCAACACCGATGAGAAAAGTGAGAAGGGACGccacaataaaaaaatcaattcaCGTGGAATGAGCCAAAATGCAAATTAGAAGCAGAGTAGACTCACCGATTCAGGGCTGGATTGGCCGACTGATTTCTGACGAGTCGTCTCTTGACCAGGGCGATTCATCTTAAGATATCCACTGGAGCGCACCGCGATGCTCTTCGGAAGAGACACTCTTTCGGTACTCCTTTGCTCGATGTGATTGTGTTCAGTATGAGGTCGAGGAGTGGCTATGCTAGCTGCAGGAGAAGTGGCAACGGGAGAGGAAATGTTGAGGCAGTTCAAGTCAGAGAATAGGCGTTCGCGAGAGGTGATTAGGGCGAGACGACGGCCGAGATCGGTGTTGCAGATGCGGAGAGAGTCATTCTCGCGGCGGAGTGCGTCAACTTCCTCGATCGAATCTTGGAGCTGGCCGATACAGACTGTGTAGCGGTTGTAGAGCTGCTGGAACTCCATAATACTGCTGGAATTGCGCACTTGACGATCGGCGGAGGCTAGGGCGACGTCAAAAGGGACCGCGTCGGAGAGAGATTGCGGACCGTAATTCCGAAATAGCGTCGAATAGGAGTTATTGAGGTTCAGGCAAGTCGCCGATCTAGGAGACAGAAACGGATTTCTCCGAGAGAAATCCATCATCGCCGTAACGGCGGAGGATTTTCCGGCGACGGAGTTCGCGAGATCATCGTATAGAGTATTCTCCTTCTGCATTTCAGTAGAAATTTCCAGCCACAAACCTCCGATTACTCAAAAATCGCTTACATGCTCGAGAATTTGCCGAAACCCCAAATTTGTTGCAGGAGAGGGAGACACTTGTAGAGGAGATGGTTGAATTGGCGGGAGAATATAAAGCCCTTTTTGAAGACGTGATTACTCCATCTTCGTGCATAATTTTACAGCAATCACAGCCGTTGAAATTTATGACTCATTtagaatttttctctcatattttttttaaaaaaagttacaAAATTCTTATTTACCAAAAATACAAGTATTTCATATAAACACACAGTTAGTTCTAAGTGCAAACCAGACCGTAAATCAAAATAAGATAAAATTTACTGAATCGGTTCGAAGTTCGATTAAAAGTATACGAAATGAATTATATTTTGAATTCTAATgagtatgatttttttatttgtgagatCATTTGTAAAATAGAATGTTACTTAGTTTCCAGATATGGTTTAGAAAGTGGTATTTAGTTAAGTATAATGATTGTAAGGTGGATAGAAAAATGTTTTCTTAACCAACCTAAGCAATATATCACCACAATTGTTGCTTGGCAAGCACAACTCTAACTAACTCTATAAGTTTGGAGGAGTCTATTTAgtaattttgttaaaataaaataaaataatccaagtgttttttttaaatatatatatatatttaggctCAACTTTTGTGGATCAGTAATTAATGAAATCAAATTATCCAAAATCCAAAATGAAAAATTCTGGTGATTGGGATGAATTTGTTGGACCTCACTTCAATTGATTGATGAATAGGCCCATGATTGGGGCTGTAATCTGGCCCAGTAGCTTGCATGTACTAGTTCGGACTCGATAAGTTGGGTGGCAAATTGGCAATCCCATATATTTTGGTTCTTCAGATGGTTTAAGAATTTTAATTAGAAAACATTATAATTTTGTTCCTATATATTTTCTTCCTTACGGTTTTAGTCATCTACACTATGGCTGCGTTTGCATGGCCGGATTAAGTACGATAGATTATTTTATCACTCTTTATCCTgcgtttggtatgatttttatttaaccAGCTCAATACCTCCTATAAATAATTAGGTTGTATTACGTGTGATTAATAATATCTATCCTACTTCGTAGGATTATTAATCCCTTCTTTATCCCTACTCTCTTTCCCATTTTACCTTTCTTCCTTCACCGCTATTGAACCATCTAGGCTGTCGgaccgccgccgccgccaccCTAGTCGGACCGTCGTCGGACCGTCGTCAGACCGccaccgccgccgccgccgccgccattGTCGGACCGCCGCGGGGCCGCCGGATCGCCACCGCACAAACGTCGCCTAATCTTCGTCGGACCGCCATCGTCGCCGCCGGACCTCCGCCGGACTGCCGGACCGTCGTCGTCGGAGTGGAAGaacaaaaaaaagaagaaggacaattttgtcttttcatcaaaaatttcaaaattatcatatacttaaaaatcttatcagacatactactatatattatatttctacGACAATCATTTTCTctatcatttacatactaatcataGTTTATTTATCCTACAACCAAACGCAACCTATCAGTATTAGACATGTAGCTTTCTATTTTTGGTAATTTTATCTGCATTGATGATTTTTACCGTTGTATCGAAAAAGTTATAATAAACTACTACAAATTAAAAAACACGAATCGATGCTCTATCGAGCAAGAACTTATTTCCCCCAGCCAACTCAAACATCCTCGATCCATATTTAACAGGAACTCTCGAACGAATCGTGCACGAAACAAGACACATAAAACAAAACCTTTCAACTATGTACCAAACTATTTGTTGTAGCCCAACTCTAGAGAAGCCACCATGGATTTATATATCTCAAGAATCAATCTGTTTTCGAATTCGCTTCTCGTATAAGTCTGTTTAAGATCACGAGCTTTAGGGATTCTCTTCTGGCCGAACAAGTTCCCGCTGTTGGCTGTATGCGAGGTATTGGCCAGCCTCAGCATCATGTTCGTGTATGCATTCTTGAAACTGTACCACAGTTTCCATGGCGAGACGAGTCGCACCAGGCGCAGTTTACGCTTGATTCTCACCTTCCATGAACACTTCAGATTCCCACCAAACCTTTCTGCTTTCAGCTTTCTTCTTGTCGGGGATAAGCGAGTACTGTATCCTCTTCTTCTCCATTGCCTGCTGAGGCTTTTCGTGAATGGGATTGTTTCCATTCCTACTTCGGTGGATTTGTGCGGAAAGTGTGTGTTTTTGGTCTTGTTTTTTTGGGTGAGTTTTGTGGGTTATTTTCTTTTGGAGACTATGAGATTTGTGGCGAAGTTTTCATGGTTTATACGGAGGTTGGAAAATAATTTAGCTTTGTCAACTGGTCAATATAAAGCTGGTAATAGAATTTTCATGAGTAAATAGTTAAATTATTGCGTAATTTAAAACTTCCCAAGTTGAGGGATGAGTAAGGTACATCGAAAGTTAGTGTTCGAGAGTAGACCTCTTAATGTAACATACACTCACCCCAAATAGTGTaattagttttaaaattttggtcAAATAATTGAAGTTTCAAGTATGACATTGGCGTGTGTTAAGGTATGCTATTTTGGATATTATTTTAGttgtatttaaaattattattttgaatatgcatttaattatattattaataatattttgtttataCAAGGTCAGAATTTTAATTCGAGCCAAACTGGAGgaaaagagtttttttttttcatttgctTGCATCCAATgtctaattaaaaatatttgattagaATGTTGATGTAACAATGTAAAATACTGATGTGATATCAAAAAATGACATAAAACTTATTATTTGTTCGACGTTACGTCAACAATCGGATCAATATAGTCATGAACTAAAAATTAATCAACTAAAATCAAAGTTCGACGAGTTAGTCGACAAAACCAGGAGGAAAAAGCTATTTTTCTTATATTATAAGTCCAAATGTACTCAAATTGAAATAAACATGGGAGTATTTAGAATAAAATGGATCATTATAAATATGTAAAAACAATAACggatagataaaaaaaaatataacacaGTCTAATTGAATACGTTTGCTCATAAGACAATACGAGTCATTCCACTTTTTTCTATTTCCATTTTTTTGTCACGTAACAAGGAACAAATTCAAcactaaaataatatattgtttCTAGAATAtgcatataaaataaataagatgGGCTTGTGGGCCCAATCATAGAAATTTGTGGCTTGTTGtacttaaaaattaaataaaattaagtgGTCAATAACATcaaataaaactaaatattgaaaaaaaaaagatttttttaaaaacttgttctaaaaaaaaataaatactctgttagaaaagattttttctttttcatttagTTGGGCCGAGATTTGTTATAGTTGAGTCATGAACTCGAGATCTCGTTCTAAATTTGAAATCTTGTTGTTGGATGTATAATATTATGGTAAGAAATCATCTGTGTCATTTCCTTTAACATTAACACACGTAGAATTTGATTAGTGTGACCGTTGCAATTTGGTACATATGGCAAACCAATTATTGAGTGAACGAAGGATGTCACAAGGAAAtgttatatatgatttattttcctataaattattggtattttaaataacatagaggtgaattttttttttttttttttggggttaAAAAGAGATTCTTAATAATTAGatgaaattttaatataaaactaACGCTACGAagtacataattttttttttttttgctgatTGTAAATAATGATGCGGTGCCTGTTATCGTTCCACGGGCACCCGGAATTCACATGTTGCTAGAAAGTTCAGAGCTGACTGATGGAGTTCTTCTTTGCGAAGGGGAAGACACATCGATCCATTCCATTATGAATCCGAAATGTCGAATATATCCATGGAGGAATTAGAAGAAATCCGCGGTTCGCATGCTAGTTACACACAGGTCCCCAAATCCTAAATGTGGCTCGTGGGGCACCTTTTACTGATATATTGGAAAAGATTTGACAAAAAATGTATCACAAAAGAGAGAATAGTGCACAtggattataataattatatatccaGTAACGATTGTAGAGAATACACCGATAGATCAATGATTTAGTGATTCTTTGGAGAATGGGAAACGCGAGGTTTTGGTTTATAGTTATTGATATCTTGGAAAGAGCACGAATCATTCTTGGCTCCGACGAAAAGAAAAGTTTAAGTTAAATTCCAATTTACTCTTAGGAGAGAGGAGTTAAGCATGAGTAAATTATGGCCATGGTCCTCCAGCCAGGCCAGGTTCTTCCATCCGACCATGATCCT is part of the Primulina eburnea isolate SZY01 chromosome 1, ASM2296580v1, whole genome shotgun sequence genome and encodes:
- the LOC140814731 gene encoding uncharacterized protein, giving the protein METIPFTKSLSRQWRRRGYSTRLSPTRRKLKAERFGGNLKCSWKVRIKRKLRLVRLVSPWKLWYSFKNAYTNMMLRLANTSHTANSGNLFGQKRIPKARDLKQTYTRSEFENRLILEIYKSMVASLELGYNK
- the LOC140803507 gene encoding zinc finger CCCH domain-containing protein 14-like, coding for MQKENTLYDDLANSVAGKSSAVTAMMDFSRRNPFLSPRSATCLNLNNSYSTLFRNYGPQSLSDAVPFDVALASADRQVRNSSSIMEFQQLYNRYTVCIGQLQDSIEEVDALRRENDSLRICNTDLGRRLALITSRERLFSDLNCLNISSPVATSPAASIATPRPHTEHNHIEQRSTERVSLPKSIAVRSSGYLKMNRPGQETTRQKSVGQSSPESQRVYVPGSKKEEEALEFEVYNQGMLKTELCNKWQETGACPYGENCQFAHGIKELRPVIRHPRYKTEVCRMVLTGDICPYGHRCHFRHTLTEQEQFMAAASPQ